Part of the Verrucomicrobiota bacterium genome, TGTCAACGTGGAAGGGTTGGCCCTCGGCAGCAGTTTGATGTGCCCGCAGTCGGGACAGAAGTCAGCGGAAGCTTCGAAGCCGCTGTGGCAAAGAGAGCCGTGTTTGGCCCCGTCTTCTGCTGGAGTTTCCTCAAACGAGGAGGGGGCCACTTTCAGCGTTTTGAGAAGCGCTTCGCACTCATTGAGGGTGAGCCCGCCGGCTCCGGAGGGGGCCTATTTTGCCAGTCTCCCCCCTTCGCCCAGCGAAGGGGGTGAAACGTTCCTGGCTCAGGAAGTGGCGGCCACCGAGAGGGCCTGATCGAGGTCGGCTAGGATGTCGTCGATGTGCTCGATGCCCACGCTCAGGCGGATGAGCTCGGGGCGGATGCCTCCGGCGAGCTGCTGCTCTTCATTGAGTTGGCTGTGGGTGGTGGTGGCGGGATGGATGGCGAGGCTTTTGGCGTCTCCCACGTTCGCGAGGTGGGAGAAGAGGCCGAGGGCTTCGATGAATTTTTTGCCGGCTTCCGCGCCGCCCTGGATGCCGAACACGACCATGGGGCCGCCTTGCCCGCCGAGGTATTTCTGGTTCTTGGCGTATTCGGGGTCGGAGGCAAGCCCCGGGTAGCGGACCCATTCCACGCTCGGGTGTTGGGAGAGGTGCTGGGCGACGGCCAGCGAGTTGGCGCAGTGGCGCTCCATCCGCAAAGAGAGGGTTTCCACTCCCTGGAGGAAGGTCCAAGCCGCGTCGGGCGCGAGGCAGGCCCCGAGGTTCCGCATGGGCACGGTCCGCATGCGAAGGATGAAGGCGAGGGGGGCGAGCGGTTCCGGGAGGTCGTGGCCCCAGCGGAGGCCGTGGTAGGAGGTGTCCGGCTCGTCGTAGAGCGGGTGCTTGCCGGCGCCCCAAGAGAAGCGGCCGGAGTCAATCACCAGGCCGCCGATGCCGGCTCCGTGGCCTCCCAGCCATTTGGTCAGGGAGTGGATCACGATGTCGGCCCCGAAGTCGAGGGGGCGCAGCATAGCCGGGGTGGTGAAGGTGGAGTCCACCACCAAGGGCAAGCCCAGGTCGTGCGCGTGCTGGGCGATGGCTTCCAAGTCGGCGACTTCCAGGGCGGGATTGGAGACGGTTTCCGTGAAGAAGGCGCGGGTTTTGTCATCGGCGGCGGCTGCAAAGTTGGCCGGGTCTTGCGAGTCGACGAAGCGGACTTCGATCCCCAGTTTCGGCAAGATGTCGTGGAATTGGGTGTAGGAGCCGCCGTAGAGGTTGCGCGCGGAGATGATGTTGTCCCCGGCTTGGGCCAGGTTGATGACGGTGTTGAAGACGGCGGCCGTGCCGGAGGCGTGCGCCAGTCCCCCGGGCTCGGGCGCTCCTTCCAGGAGGGAGAGACGCTTTTCGAGCACGTCGTTCGTGGGGTTCATGAGCCGGGAGTAGATGTTTCCCAGTTCTTTGAGGGCGAAGAGGTTGGCTGCGTGCTCTGTCGAATCAAAAACAAAGGAGCTGGTCCGGTAGACGGGGACGGCTCGGGAGTTGGTGGTGGGGTCGGGCGCTTGCCCGCCGTGGAGACAGAGAGTTTCGAGTTTCATGAGGGAGGGAAGGTGGCCGGGGTTCCCTTCTGAGCAAGGAGTTCTCGCCGGGAGTTCGGGGAGAATGGTTGGCCTTTGCCCGCGATTGGCGTCCGCTTTGGCGCTGCGGCCCTTTCTTCGCGGAAAATTGGCCATTGGAAGGAAAATTTTCCCGATTGACGACGGGGACGGGGCGCTGCCTTGGTGCGGGATGAAGGTGAACAATATTCTTTACTATCTTTCGACCGGGCTGGTGACCCTTTTCATGGTCGGGGGCGGCTTGACTTACTTGGCTGGTAGTGAGCGGATCGAAGCGGCCTTTAGCTTTGAGATGCAGGGTGACTACAATGCGATTGGTTTTCCCGGCTGGCTCATTTTGCCGATGGGGATCATGAAAGTGGCGGGGGCGCTCGCGCTCTGGCTGCCTTTTGTGCCGAAGTGGATCCGCGAGTGGGCCTACGCCGGGATGTTTTTCAATCTTCTGCTGGCGATCGGTGCGCATGTCTTCAATCCCATCAACCCGGAGGACAACGATCTCATTGCGGTCTTGCCTTTTGTGATGGTGATCATTTCTCGCGCCACGCTTTTCCGGAAGGAGGCGGCCAAGGCCTGAGGGGGAGGGCGGAGCGTGTTGCGGATGGCGTTTTTGACATACCTTCGGCCGGCGGTCGGTCGCTGGGGGGCGGCTTTTTTTCTGGCCTCGCTTTCGGTTTTAGAAGGGGCGTCTTGGAAGACTCTCCCGACCCGGGGAGAGTGCACGGCGCGGCATGAGGCCAGCATGGTGACCTTGGGAGAGTCGCTCTATCTAGTGGGTGGGCGACGCAAGAACCCCGTCGATCGTTTCGACCTGGCCAGCCAGACTTGGGTCCCGATGGCCAAGCCGCCTTTGGAATTGCACCATTTTCAAGCGGTCGTCATCGAGGGGAGGATTGCCGTGATCGGCGCCTTCACGGGCAAGTATCCTAAGGAAAAGCCGGTGCCGAATATCTGGTTTTTTGATCCCGAGGAGGATAGTTGGGAGAAGGGGCCCCGGATTCCGAAAAACCGGAGACGAGGCGCGGCTGGGGTGGCGGTGGTGGGGGAGGAGGTCTACCTGGTGGCTGGGATTGTGAATGGCCATTGGGATGGGTTTGTCCCTTGGACGGATCGCTGGAATTGGAAGACGGGGCGCTGGACGGAGTTGCCGGATGCTCCCAGGGCGCGGGACCATTTTCATGTGGCGGTCATTGATGGCAAGGTGGTGGCAGCGGGCGGGAGGACGACCCATGCGGCCGTCAAGCGGACCTTCCAAGAGACGATTGCGGAGGTGGATTACTTTGATTTGGAGAGAGAGGCGTGGTTCACCCACGAAGCTCGTCTGCCCACGCCCCGGGCTGGGTGCATGGCGGTGGCGCACGAGGAGACGATTTTTGTGGTTGGTGGCGAGTCGGGCCAGGATTTGGCCCACCGAGAGGTGGAGCGATTTTCCTTTGCTGAGAGCCGTTGGCTCCCCTGCCCGCCCTTGAACCGGGGCCGGCATGGAGCGGGCTTGGCCATTCACGGCGGGCAGATGTATGTGGCCTCCGGGAGCGGCAAGCGGGGGGGCAAGCCGGAGTTGGATTCGGTGGAGGCGATTTCTGTGGGAGATTTGCTGGACGAGCCTTGAGGAATGACTTCGTGAGGGCGCTTGGTGGGAGGCGCCGGGGGGGGGCGCGCGCGAGAGCAGGGTTCGGGTTCCGGTGGCCGCCTGCCTTTAGATTGCCGAGATTTCCAAGAGGGAGGCGAGGATTTTTTCGGCTCCGGCTCGCGAGATGCCTTTGATTTGTGCGATTTCTTCAGCGGAGGCGTTTTGGAGGCGGGTGACGCTTCCAAATTTTTCCAGCAGGATCTTTTTCTTGGCCTGGCTGATCCCGGGGACGTCGTCGAGGAGGCTTTCCCGGACCCGGCGTTTCATGAGCAGTTGGTGGTAGCCATTGGCGGTGCGGTGGGCTTCGTCGCGCAGGCGTTGCAGGAGTTTGAGCGATCCGCGGTCGTGAGGAATCCGGAGAGGCGTGCTTTCCCCAGGGAAGAAGATTTCTTCTCGTTGTTTGGCGAGGCCGACGATGGGTTGATCGTGGAGGCCGAGGCGTCGAAGCTCTTCCAAGGCGCTGCTGAGTTGGCCTTTGCCCCCGTCGACTACGATGAGGTCCGGCAGCCGGACGAGGGGCTTTTTCCGCTGGGAGGCGCGGCCTTCGCTTTCGGCCTTTTCGGCTTGGTGGATGAGCCGTTGGGTGGCTTCGCGTGGGCTTTCGGTCGTTTCGGTGGCTTGGTCTCGGGCGGCTTGGCGGGCTTCGAGCAGGATGCGGGAGTAACGGCGGCGAATGACTTCCGCCATGGAGGCGAAGTCGTTCTGGGCGTTTTCCAGGGTTTTGATTTTGTAGCGGCGGTAGGCGGCATTGTCCGGTTTGCCGTCCCGAAAGCGCACCATGGAGGCCACGCTGTAGGTGGTGCTGATGTTCGAGATGTCGAAGCATTCAATGAGCTTGGGCGGACCGCTCAGGCGGAGATATTCGCCCAGTTCTTCGATGTCGCTCTCCGGCTGGATGGCTTCGCCCATGCGTTGGGTGTTGGTGGAGCGAAATTGGCGGGTGGGACGGAGGGTTTTTTCGAGGTTGGTGAGGACGTCTCGCAGTTGGGCCGCCCGTTCGAAGTCGAGCTGGCTGGCGGCTTCTTCCATCTCCGCTTTCACGCTTTTGAGAATGGCGCGATCGCCGCGTTCGAGGAAGGAGCAGGCGGAGGCGATCCGTTCCCGGTAGGTGTCCCGGTTGACGCGGCCGATGCAGGGCGCGGCGCAGTTGCGGATGACGTCTGCGTTGCAGTGTTTGTAGTCCCGCTCGCCGGGGGTCTTGGGCCGACAGACGCGGAGGCCGTATTCCTTATTGATCCAGTCAAGGGTGGCGCGGAGGGCGCCGGAGCTGGCGAAGGGGCCGAAGTAGCGGGCACCATCGGGTTTTTTCAATCGGGTGGTCTGGAAGCGGGGGTAGGGGTCCTCCAGGTGGATTTTGAGGAGGAGGAAGCGTTTGTCATCGCGGAAGGCGATGTTGTAGCGAGGGCGGAACTCCTTGATGAGCTTGCCTTCCAGGAGGAGGGCTTCCGGCTCGTTGCGGACGAGGTGGATTTCGAAGTCCCAAATGGAGTGGATGAGGGCCCGAGTCTTGGCTTCGGCCAGGGTTTGACGGGAGGGCTGGAAGTAGTTCGAGAGGCGTTTTCGGAGGTCGCGCGCCTTGCCT contains:
- a CDS encoding O-acetylhomoserine aminocarboxypropyltransferase/cysteine synthase family protein, with product MKLETLCLHGGQAPDPTTNSRAVPVYRTSSFVFDSTEHAANLFALKELGNIYSRLMNPTNDVLEKRLSLLEGAPEPGGLAHASGTAAVFNTVINLAQAGDNIISARNLYGGSYTQFHDILPKLGIEVRFVDSQDPANFAAAADDKTRAFFTETVSNPALEVADLEAIAQHAHDLGLPLVVDSTFTTPAMLRPLDFGADIVIHSLTKWLGGHGAGIGGLVIDSGRFSWGAGKHPLYDEPDTSYHGLRWGHDLPEPLAPLAFILRMRTVPMRNLGACLAPDAAWTFLQGVETLSLRMERHCANSLAVAQHLSQHPSVEWVRYPGLASDPEYAKNQKYLGGQGGPMVVFGIQGGAEAGKKFIEALGLFSHLANVGDAKSLAIHPATTTHSQLNEEQQLAGGIRPELIRLSVGIEHIDDILADLDQALSVAATS
- a CDS encoding DoxX family protein, which encodes MKVNNILYYLSTGLVTLFMVGGGLTYLAGSERIEAAFSFEMQGDYNAIGFPGWLILPMGIMKVAGALALWLPFVPKWIREWAYAGMFFNLLLAIGAHVFNPINPEDNDLIAVLPFVMVIISRATLFRKEAAKA
- a CDS encoding excinuclease ABC subunit UvrC, which translates into the protein MKPEKTDFKARLRDVPHRPGVYLMRDRLNKVIYVGKARDLRKRLSNYFQPSRQTLAEAKTRALIHSIWDFEIHLVRNEPEALLLEGKLIKEFRPRYNIAFRDDKRFLLLKIHLEDPYPRFQTTRLKKPDGARYFGPFASSGALRATLDWINKEYGLRVCRPKTPGERDYKHCNADVIRNCAAPCIGRVNRDTYRERIASACSFLERGDRAILKSVKAEMEEAASQLDFERAAQLRDVLTNLEKTLRPTRQFRSTNTQRMGEAIQPESDIEELGEYLRLSGPPKLIECFDISNISTTYSVASMVRFRDGKPDNAAYRRYKIKTLENAQNDFASMAEVIRRRYSRILLEARQAARDQATETTESPREATQRLIHQAEKAESEGRASQRKKPLVRLPDLIVVDGGKGQLSSALEELRRLGLHDQPIVGLAKQREEIFFPGESTPLRIPHDRGSLKLLQRLRDEAHRTANGYHQLLMKRRVRESLLDDVPGISQAKKKILLEKFGSVTRLQNASAEEIAQIKGISRAGAEKILASLLEISAI